In Molothrus aeneus isolate 106 unplaced genomic scaffold, BPBGC_Maene_1.0 scaffold_34, whole genome shotgun sequence, a single window of DNA contains:
- the LOC136570479 gene encoding olfactory receptor 14C36-like, producing MSNSSSIRHFLLLALADTRQLQLLHFCLLLGISLAALLGNGLIISAVACGHHLHTPMFFFLLNLALSDLGSICTTVPKAMHNSLWDTSTISYSACAAQVFFFAFFIAAEYFLLTIMCYDRYVSICKPLHYGTLLGSRACAHMAAAAWASGFLNALLNTANTFSLPLCHGNALGQFFCEIPQILKLSCSHSKLRELGIVVVGVCVVSGCFVFIVFSYVHIFRAVLRIPSEQGRHKAFSTCLPHLAVVSLFVSTAIFAYLKPSSISSPSLDLAVSVLYSVVPPALNPLIYSLRNQELKDALRKMMTR from the coding sequence atgtccaacagcagctccatcaggcacttcctcctgctggcattggcagacacgcggcagctgcagctcctgcacttctgcctcttgctgggcatctccctggctgccctcctgggcaacggcctcatcatcagcgccgtagcctgcggccaccacctgcacacgcccatgttcttcttcctgctcaacctggccctcagcgacctgggctccatctgcaccactgtccccaaagccatgcacaattccctctgggacaccagcaccatctcctactcagcatgtgctgcacaggttttcttctttgcctttttcattgcaGCAGAGTATTTCCTcctgaccatcatgtgctacgaccgctacgtgtccatctgcaaacccctgcactacgggaccctcctgggcagcagagcttgtgcccacatggcagcagctgcctgggccagtggcTTCCTCAATGCTCTGCTGAACAcagccaatacattttccctgcccctgtgccatggcaatgccctgggccagttcttctgtgaaatcccacagatcctcaagctctcctgctcacactccaAACTCAGGGAACTTGGGATTGTTGTGGTTGGTGTCTGTGTAGTTTCTggctgttttgtgttcattgttTTCTCTTATGTGCAtatcttcagggctgtgctgaggatcccctctgagcagggacggcacaaagccttttccacctgcctccctcacctggcgGTGGTCTCCCTCTTTGTCAGCACTGCCATTTTTGCTTACCTGAAGCCCTcatccatctcctccccatccctagATCTGGCAGTGTCAGTTCTGTACTcggtggtgcctccagccctgaaccccctcatctacagcctgaggaaccaggagctcaaggATGCCCTGAGGAAAATGATGACCAGATGA